The Gouania willdenowi chromosome 5, fGouWil2.1, whole genome shotgun sequence sequence AAATtacctcaggcttcaaaataaaagtcatcagactcaaacacatattttgtgaaaaaatcaaaaataaacatgacgtcatcaatatgtgcttCTTCGGATATAAGAGTAAAGTTAAAAGCTGTTATCTTCTATTTAGATTTAAAGGTTAATAATATATCAACGTTTCATTTAACTATTTATTACTCAAACAAtacgttgatatatcttaacctttaaaaaataaaggataAGAACGGCTTTTTAACGTACTTCATGTGTACTTCCtgctccttcaaaataaaatgtcatgttgtgttttgagtctgatgacttttattttgagccTGAGGCTGTCATTTGATGGatgttttgctgagtcatgagtcagtTAATGACTCAGGTCTCAGAGAGgaatcaggaaaacctctgatGATGTCCTAAAATGTTTACCGTACAAGGGCCGAATCGGGAACTTCAAAAGGCCggttttggcccccgggccttgagtttcatCTTTGTTTCCTGTTCAGAGATTCCGGATCCATCTCAGACGGAGTTACTGCATCGTTCAGTATCAGTGCGTCTCTCTCTACCAGACCAGATTAATCGCTGCGTCTCTGATCAATCGTTAATCCAAAGTTTATCCTCAGGAAAGACTGGATTTGATCCCAGGTTTAAGACGTCCTACAGTGTGGCAGCagcaaagcatgctgggaaTTCTTCTTCAAACACACgagcactgttttttttaatttattttcatctcaTTTCCTTGAATATTTATTGTGTTCATTGACTTTTTCGGAGTCTGTCGCTTACGTGAGTTTCTAAAAGGGAAAATGATGAAAACTGTGCAACGTCGTACACGTGGGTGTTACAAACTGTTCACTAACGCTGCGTTCAAACGCACTCGGAACTCAGATAAATCCGACGGAACGAATCAGAAAAGTACAGTAACTCTGGCAGGATCCAATCAGCTGAGTCGTCAGAATAACGTCGGTGCACAAcgttaaatgtaaacaaacactttctccgcaacttttacttttatgtgGCCTTTGTGTTATTAAAAGTGTAGAATGGTTGAATGTAGGATTCCACTCGCTCAAGTCCTACCTACAGTATAGGAGCtaatatatacataatatatatttacCTAGCAGGCGTTTATGTACCTCATTAAATATGAAAACAATACTCATCGAGCATAATGAATGAAACACATTTACCTCAGAGGTGGAAATGGCTGAAGCGGATCTTTCCGGGTTCCGAATGCAACCGAACGCAGCATAAACATGGACTGACTGAGTGAgataaagtgtaagtacaccatGGGTTAAGATATGAAGTAatatagtttattgatcctcATCCCAAACTTCACATTTTAGTTAAAGTATTAAAATTAAtcatttttagttgtaaaatgtcagttactgccctctatgggttgaacactGCTATTACAATAGAATCTTTccattggctgagattagatcagtcactgttggccccgccccttctataaaacatGGTAGGAGGGACTGGTTGcttcagtgagcattgattgacaactCCACgtggaactgtgcagcgctgtgagggcggggctgctgtgactgggcgtgtcttaactgggcgtgtacttacactttaaaggttACTTTAAAAATCAAAGGATGTTCTGTGTGTGAACGAAACAATGCAATGAAGACTTGGTTTTTACTATTAtgtaaagacaataaaaaaagagtGTTTGAGTGTATTTTGCAACAGTGAAATGATTTAATGAAGGGgtgtttatatataaatatagaccACTTTGATCTGAAGTGACCCACAGATTATTGgtagaaaaaaagaattatcaacattaatattGCCCAAGTTCGCATTTCTACACATAAatgatatttaaataataaagtacatgggacaataatattatatataatataaactaagagtatatttttttttaacaatttgagcccattttttgcttatttttaccgtttttctacaactacaccaaactcatcatattttaacctattttcatcacttttttttgccacatttttgctccttttaatgtattgtttGCTACAtaactcccatttctgacacttcttcatcacatttcaatgccttttctacaaATATATttccatttccaccacttttccacctaatgtcacatatattgacccattattgtcaccattaacctcttttcaccatatttcattcttatttttgccaatttaaccacatttacgttttgtcatgcccattatttgccagtttaaactaattgttccaaatATTGACacattgaaccctttttttaaccactctttctgttcatttttgtccactctaatttgtaacttttaaccaatttctgtggtttttaaaatcccattttataaccttttccaccatctttgtcatgtggagacaggaccatctatagggggaataaaggggagagatttttggggtccatccataaagtcagtaaaatgatggtccattgttctatgaatctgtgataaccacatttatttattcatctgaataatatccactgttatccaggaacgtttattattattatagtcatcttaaagatggaaatcctggttttaatcaaaaatagaaTGGGTTCAAAGTTGCAATTTAGAGTGGCCCGAAAACAGAAGACATGgctcaacatgtgacattaggtgtaaaaatggtagaaagtgtttataagtgatgaaaaaacattgaaatgtgatgtagaagtgtcagaaatgggagaaatgtagcaaaaatacataaaaaaaacaaaacaaaaatatggcaagaaacaatgtgttaaaatatataaatttggtgtattttcagaaaaagggtaaaaataagcataaatgggctcaaattgttaaaaaaatatattcttaatttcttaaaggcatctggcgacgccCTCCCAATGTCTCACggccctaaggttgagaacccctgctctgtAAGGCCGGTATTAGCCTccaggcctcgagtttgacacatgactTGATGTATTAGTGGAGTTAAGCTTTTCTTCTCGTACGACGGATTAATTCAGACGTTTTATTTCCATGTGTGTCACCTGATCAGATTAATCTAAACTTCTTAGTTGATCGATCAAAGATCAATAACCAAGAGTCAAACATTGATGTTGATCATAGTTCATGAGGAGGGGGCGTGTCTATCCTCACATATGAAAGTAACAGAGTTATTGAGCAGCTCGTACATATTAACCTCCACTAGCTCAGCAGGCCCCGCCTCCTCTGTCCCCCCCGACAACGCCACCAGCACACGCTGCCTCTGCTCCTCAGGCAGCaccacaggccccgccccttcacaTCCGTTCCTCGCCGCCTCAGCAGACACCACCTGATTGGACAGAAGAGATCAGCAGCAGTGATGTCACTAAAGGGGAGGAGTCAGCATCAATCTGTTTTACATTTGAAAAttcataacaaatcaaccaCGTGTGCTAAAGATTTACAACTTCCACCAAAGTGTCGCATCAATACTGAAGAAACTTTGATACATTTAAAGTTATAAAGTTCATCACTCTGTATTATCAAAAACTAAAACTATTAAACTTATATCCTCTTTATTTCAAATTATATTTCAAATTCCTGCTTAATACATGTTAAATGttcataaaaaaagaagacacattttggagtcattttaaatgaagtttgaaaaataaaaatatgagaaTTTTCAgaatttaatctaaaaaaaaaaaaaaacaaccctgaatttttttacagcattttgaatttttttcatttcaacaatCGGAGTCAAAACAAGTTTATCACTTACTGTATaaagccaataaatcattgttaaatataaatgaccaacatctccatgctgtctgGATGcaatatgtgtgtatttacattttttgtgtttgtttaaaatatgcCTTTAAATGCTAATGGCTGCTGTCCTGTTTTGCCTGGCCCCGACCATCGCTGCGCAGTAGCTATGATTAATTAAAGGGTATGTGTACTATTGTCAAGTATACAACATAAATTCTGTTTAATGTGTTACTAATAACAAGGTCACAAACAGAAGAAATCACATCAGATCGTATCTTTTTCTCAATTCTAATATCTACATTTATGATGTTCGCTAACTACTTGCTAGCAGATTTGGTTCTTTTTGTGCTTGTGTGGATTTGATGGCAGTGTTGTGTTCATTTATTTGAACATTAAAGACCGTGTAAagcattttcttttaaacacatcaaataggtcataaatgttttccttaaaacatgtaaaaagccattaaaccatttataatgtaattatggaGCAAGgattcacaaactgtgtttctgatgtctgtgttcaggatttaatgggcgggtcagaaatcatagccacGTTACGTAACgtagccatcattagcataaacccgaccctgctgctgaagcacaccaaacttctgcgTCCTCCAGCAGACGCAATTCGGCCCCTAGCTGAAGACAAACCTCATATTGAGACTCagggaataaaacgcgtccgctggtgctacattttcaatgaaatgagcactttttttttgttcctcctCTAGTGGGcacagttctgactctacccagGAGAGATGCACATATTTAGTCCTTTCTGCTGACACATCATTTGGTCCAatctgagcacttttggaaaaccaatgggagaagcagtATCAACACTGGAGCccctttcacactgctctctcccatagacacagtacacgGAGGCGGTGCCCTTCCCGCACGTGGGCGTGGTACCAGCGCCTCTAaatgacacgcccccagcgtttcagagcaaagagaagtgcttgtttttttatgattttgagACGTATTTTTATATACTTAAcgtttttttcatctttcacatGTGTCTCAGTGTCAGTGacacgtttctgtggtgtgaaaaactcataacacatttatttctgctttacacagactttaaagttTTAAACAAAAGTAAGAATGCTTTAGTAACTGCACAAAATGGAACAATGATCAATTTTCTCATAAAAActgaatgtaaatgtatttcctgtgtgtgtgtgtgtgtgtgtgtgtgtgtgtgtgtgtgtgtgtgtgtgtgtgtggtggtacCGTGTATGAGATGGAGGCCTGCTCCCCCTCCTTgttctcctgctgctgctgctgctggttctcTAAGTGACAGGTCACTAGATGTTCCTGTAGATCCATCTGAGAGGAACAGACCAAGGAACAGAGAAGGCAGCTGAACACCTCTCCTCCCTGACTCACGTGCTGACTGCTGATGTGCTCCTGCAGCTCCTCGTCTCCCCCCAGCACCGCTGGACAGAAGGGACAGTGACCCACCGACACCTTAGAGCCTGAGGGACAAACGAGGAGAGATGATTAATGATCTCTAAGTAGAATTATTCACTCAAATTATTGATTTCCaaacattttgatgtttttgtcatACATATCTATGACCCAGAATGATTGGATCTGATAAAAATACTTtctgtttttggctgcgtgcTATTCTCCCAGTTATGCATTGTGGgcggagcagccctgaaatgtgggtgttcacATTCAAATCTGGCATTAcgtgcattctccggtgtgtgtaagtccttttcctcttacgttcttctaaccctggaataagtgcagcgcccccataaggtgaaacattatattacactaaaaatatgttacattagttacatttgaagccacacagactcgtgcgtcacacagcagcagctgtgatcactcagctgctgctgtgtgatgaattaaaactctgacagacacagacttctgtccacgttggtcacagtgattcaactattttcatactatgtccaacgtaaagtcacagtttgatccactacagagtgaaacaagctgtcagaGGACCAGGgaatacgcgtaggagagaaacgcgtaactgcaggcgcgcaaaattGCGCTTAAATCGAGACAGGAGAATAGAGCCATAAGTGTTTTAATTACGTAAGTTGAagcatttttcttattttgcactaCAGAAACTAGATAATCACTGCATTTGAATGTGGGGACTGAAATATCAATATTAGTTATCAGCAAAACAAGTTGTAAAATAGCAACATATTGAATATCAGTcatatatagttatatatacacacagatgTACATACGGTAGATACCTTGGTGCTCAgcatactgtgtatatatatatatatagacgtatatacagtagataccTTGGTGCTCAGcatactgtgtgtatatatatatatatatatatatatatatatatatatatatatatagacgtATATACGGTAGATACCTTGGTGCTCAgcatactgtgtatatatatatatatatatatatatagacgtATATACGGTAGATACCTTGGTGCTCAGCAgcctgtgtatatatatatatatatatatatagacgtatatacagtagataccTTGGTGCTCAGCAGCCTGGTGTTGTACTAAACTAGCAGCACTGGGGAAGAACTTGAAGCAGACGTCACACTGGACCAGAGTCTTCAGCTGTCGGGTGTGGCTGGCAAACACGTCTGGGTGGTTTGTCCGGTTATGGTACCACAGGCCAGACAGTTGCTATGACAACGATGACATCAATAAAAGGTAGAGAGGGGCAGACGTGAGTCAGATGTAAATGTAACCATGCTGCACAGCTGGACAGAGACAAAACCCAAAGTgagaaaaacaatatttgaataaataccaatcagagcattaacagaagacaaaaaagtttgtgtgtgtttgttgtcattgtgtatattatttctcattttgtttgttttgcatgtttttggagtcatttttgtgtattttttgttgttgccaatttgtatattttttctgttagatttgtgtatttatatattcctcttgtgtgtttttggagtgaaaacctctcggttcataattgaccaatctttatgaaatttgactcagttatgtccgGTTGGTTTATTAATTATTCCACTGAGTTTCCTCTGGATCCGATCTGGATTGCACATTTATTCATGATTTTCCCCATAAATGCGGGTCCATACATTTTGACCTACAGTATGCTTATTAATGGCATATAAATGTCTTCCAAAGTGTGTTACTTCtccttttgtgttattgttgttgtattgtgtgtttcaggagtcattttgtgtattttgtagcagttttgtaaaaacaaaaaatagttttctgcagttttgtataattttctgttgtttttgtgtattttttttgcacttttgtatatttttctgctatttttctgtaagttttgcagtttttttttctgttatctttgtgtattttttgtatatttttcagtatttttgttgcagtttagttttgtatcttattttgttatttttatgttttttgcagttttgtatatttttctgctatttttgttgcagttctgtaaatgttttttatttttgcatttttgtatatttttctgtagccatcttgtgtgtttctggagtaattttgaatattgcagttttttgtcttttgtacaCGTACTttggggggccacacaaaatgagttaaattagcattatgtgacatacagtaagtgtattttttctccttcCTGTTTCCTGAGAGCTAATGTCTTGTTGCTTTAGCTTTATCACAGCTAGATGTGAagaatagtttgtttttgtccCTAAGTAGAGCTGGAGGATTACTCAGTACAACATGCAGCGCTGCTTTAAAAGTTTCAGTAACATGAGACAAACAGCTCTGATTAAAAAAGACTGTCTGTAACAAACCTGGTAGGACTTGTTGCAAAGCTCACAGCGGAAAGGTTTGGTTCCAGTGTGTGTCATCTTGTGTTTCTCCAGCAGGGCAGCGCTGGTGAACACTTTGCTGCAGGTGGGACATTTGTGGAAGTCCTTGGAGTGAAACTCCTCGATGTGTTTTTGATGCTCCTCCAGCGTCAGGAAGCTCAGACTGCACTTCTGACAGTCGCTGGGGTCGGACATTTCTgacaaaaagaaacacacacaacagcaTGAGAAACactagacacacacatacacaacatgagaaacactagacacacacatacacagcatGAGAAACACTAGatatacacaacacaacatgagaaacactagacacacatatacacagcATGAGAAACACTAGatatacacaacacaacatgagaaacactagacacacatatacacagcATGAGAAACactagacacacacatacacaacatgagaaacactagacacacacatacacaacatgagaaacactagacacacacatacacagcatGAGAAACACTAGatatacacaacacaacatgagAAACACTAGatatacacaacacaacatgagAAACACTAGACACACACGCAACAGCATGagaaacactaaacacacacatacacagcatGAGAAACACTAGatatacacaacacaacatgagAAACACTAGatatacacaacacaacatgagaaacactagacacacacatacacagcatGAGAAACactagacacacacatacacagcatGAGAAACgctagacacacacatacacagcatGAGAGTTAATCAAACATAAAGCTCTTTTGTCATTAGGTCATTCCATGTCAGTTTAACAAATACCCAAacacttcggtctcaaaaaactacaataacctcatgtaaaggattttaaaTACCCGTGAGttgtgaaataacccaaagttgggatctcaaataaaaatgaataagacttataaagaaaaattgttttatagcccaacaaaaagtaacatttatactataaattaaaacagatgagatgttttcttacattcccacatgcagttatggacaaatgaaaataacaaaaagtgtATTTTCATATTTCCATAGCGTGCgagtctagaaccaatgcatatctgtgattaatcattagtgatgtaaacagtctatgttcatagctctaagctgatcacattacagggagctgagacatatatataagtagtttactgaagacccaaacatgttccagacccaaacatgttccagacccaaacacacactgactttgtcactatttagaggagctgacatgtccaccagataggatgtatagcagatctatttctatattctgagagagtgggtggagcttattactctaccatatttacctttatatgtgatggagttcttgacatattggaagatgaaaatggaaaaaaaataaagacacacCCCCCTACTTAATTGTCCagatctcaaaaagtattaatcagATCAAGCtaaataattacattgtaaCTATTGAATagtcacagaacaattggtaaaatttTCAGAATCTTTTGAGACTGAAGTGCCTTGGACATTTATTGAACCGACCCAGTAACAAACTCAGCCTTCCTAATAGATGAAGATCAGGTTCTTACTGTGGAACGTGTGCAGGTGGATGGTGAGCCCACTGGCCTGGCTGTATCCTTTCCCACACTCCCGACACACGTACGGTCGGTCCCCGGTGTGTTTACGCACATGACGAGTCAGCTCGATGGACTGGGCAAACACCGCCTTACaatactgacatgaatacaTTTTCCctgttaaacaaacaaacaaacaaacaaaaggtcAGTCAGGGCTTATAGGGAGAAACATTCCTCCGTACAGTAACCACATCATTCCCatctttttaacaaaaaacatagGTTGAAGTCGCATCATAAAAACTGGcatgtaagaaaaaaactaagGGTTTTGTCTACTTAGATTTTCGTTGTcgttttgagtttttgttgcaattttttttatttttctcttattcctacacagttctgtgtgttttttaagtaattttgtgaGTTGTAGTTGTAACTTTTCCAGTATTTTAGTCATGatcttttgtgtctttagattaattttgtgttttagtagttgttctttagtgtttttgttgtcatttttattttcctctcattttgtcatggtcttgtgtgtttttgaaatttttgttgttatttttcttgtattttagtcataatcttttgtgttttcgataaatgtgtttttagttgtcgttttgtgtttttcttttatttctacacggttttgtgtgttttttgtaaatttcagttgttattttttttagtattttagtCATGATCTTTTgcgtttttgtcattttttatttttctctcattttgtcatggttttgagtaatttttaaggaattttgtgaattttagttatttttttagtattttagtcatgatcttttgtatttttcgattcattttgtgtttttagattcattttgtgtttttttagattacttttgtgtgttattagattaattttgtgtgttttagttgacgttttgtgtttttgttgtcattttgtgtatgtatattattttattattctcgTCTATTTCTGTAGTGATATTGTgtgatttttgctgttttttgtgtatctttctgtcacCTTtcatgtttggagtcattttgtgcgtttacttgtTCACATGGCACCCAGACCGCCAATTGCCAATGTCTGctttaaagtttaatttttaatatgtatGGTTAGTGTAAAGTGCAGCTGGTAGTCATGGTAACGGTGCTCTGAAAGCATGCTGCAAGTCCTTTTCTTTACCCTCAGAGTGCTTCTTCTTGGTGTGGTAGGCTAAAGCAGCGGCCACGGTGAAGCTCATGTCACAGTGTTTGCAGTGGAATGGTTTCTCTCCGGTGTGCAGACGCATGTGGTTCTTCAGAGACGAGTTGGCTCCAAACTTGGCGCCGCATTTATCGCAGATGAACGGCTTTTCCTCGTAGTGCTCCGTGCGTTTGTGGTAAATCATTCCTGAAGAACGTAAAACACATTCCATCAGACGAAAGGATTAAAAAGCACGTGTTTCAGGACTTAACGGGGCTCACCTGAGGGGTGGGCGAAAGAGCGCCCACACAAGTCACAGTCCGCCCTCTTTTTGGCCCGTGTCCCCCGGCGCAGTAGAGCTTTGCGATTGGCCGTGGAGCTGTCAGAGGGCGGGGCCTCTTTAGCCTTGGGGCAGCGCTTGGCGTGGGCCAGTAGGCGACACTTGTAGTTAAACGTCTTCTTACAGAGGCGACAGACGTAGGgagaggagagggaggagggaggagaggAAGACGACTCCTCTTCCTCAGCGCTATCTTTACTCTTCTCTTCCTCTCCATCCTCTTTTGGCGATTCTtctatttttatgtttgtttctgtCTCTGAGTTCACTTCAAGATGGagaaataaacatcttatcatcTCATTTTCTacaaaaaactcacaaactGATTTAAAAGAGACCCTCgactgtttttactgttttagatcatttagcagctttttcagtcaaaataacaactcaacttgtgctgctttt is a genomic window containing:
- the zbtb40 gene encoding zinc finger and BTB domain-containing protein 40, translating into MMELPNYSSQLMQQLWTLRKEGHFCDCTILVGDSRHQAHKLVLAASSMLFRSLLEGSDTISIDTAVASPQEFSSLLDMVYTGKLPLGKHNVSRIVSAADSLQMFDVAVGFKKVLSSLVTQQQPPTVQVLSTPTPNHSLINRAQSDSPQTSEAPPTKETTSTDREETETSGEIQKEQDEEEEEEPSCKRSRVEQLSETSEPEGSKPSKSAEMKTDKDVCESSEAPSNLLTRYSQLVESLTELPSVVELLKEAAENDLDDQSRQIVCQCCEESEPRSVLEKLFSLTEEGQMSEDSLLKLLRTVEQKAPSTSPSEGEKDGPQPAGDQPAVNSETETNIKIEESPKEDGEEEKSKDSAEEEESSSSPPSSLSSPYVCRLCKKTFNYKCRLLAHAKRCPKAKEAPPSDSSTANRKALLRRGTRAKKRADCDLCGRSFAHPSGMIYHKRTEHYEEKPFICDKCGAKFGANSSLKNHMRLHTGEKPFHCKHCDMSFTVAAALAYHTKKKHSEGKMYSCQYCKAVFAQSIELTRHVRKHTGDRPYVCRECGKGYSQASGLTIHLHTFHKMSDPSDCQKCSLSFLTLEEHQKHIEEFHSKDFHKCPTCSKVFTSAALLEKHKMTHTGTKPFRCELCNKSYQQLSGLWYHNRTNHPDVFASHTRQLKTLVQCDVCFKFFPSAASLVQHQAAEHQGSKVSVGHCPFCPAVLGGDEELQEHISSQHVSQGGEVFSCLLCSLVCSSQMDLQEHLVTCHLENQQQQQQENKEGEQASISYTVVSAEAARNGCEGAGPVVLPEEQRQRVLVALSGGTEEAGPAELVEVNMYELLNNSVTFICEDRHAPSS